The following are from one region of the Halosolutus amylolyticus genome:
- a CDS encoding carboxymuconolactone decarboxylase family protein gives MTRLPLLELDDIPNEYHHLFTDEYLGDRHIFRAWAHNPEVLEATLEYLNTLYDELGDRRKELVILTVARARRARYEWHQHVDIARERGVTIDEMRAIGGDDFSSFAESEFVLLQYARAVESGAVTDQIHDALAREYSPAEIVAAGLLIDFYVGLCNYIASVDLPFEGGEFVGWIPDDETISRLFDGDPS, from the coding sequence ATGACCCGACTTCCGCTCCTCGAACTGGACGACATCCCGAACGAGTACCATCACCTGTTCACCGACGAGTACCTCGGCGATCGCCACATCTTCCGCGCGTGGGCCCACAACCCCGAGGTGCTCGAGGCCACGCTGGAGTACCTGAACACGCTCTACGACGAACTCGGCGACCGACGAAAGGAACTGGTCATCCTCACCGTCGCTCGAGCGCGCCGGGCTCGCTACGAGTGGCACCAGCACGTCGACATCGCCCGCGAGAGGGGCGTCACGATCGACGAGATGCGCGCGATCGGTGGCGATGACTTCTCGTCGTTCGCCGAGAGCGAGTTCGTCCTGCTCCAGTACGCTCGTGCCGTCGAGTCCGGAGCGGTGACTGACCAGATCCACGACGCACTGGCTCGCGAGTATTCGCCGGCGGAGATCGTCGCGGCCGGCCTGCTGATCGACTTCTACGTCGGCCTGTGCAACTACATCGCCTCGGTCGACCTGCCGTTCGAGGGCGGCGAGTTCGTCGGCTGGATCCCGGACGACGAGACGATTTCACGGCTCTTCGACGGAGACCCGTCGTAG
- a CDS encoding PAS domain-containing sensor histidine kinase: protein MTDAHPEYERMIERVSDAYCAVDSEWRVTYWNERMEAWTGSRVADVVGGVLWDAVPALRGSPLESHCRAVMETHESRSVETQLCESSDTWFEVTLYADADGLSIVAREITDRKGREADVLLAETVFENTQDALFLIDVDEDGDEFRLERVNPVYESHTGLSNDELSGRRLRDVFGDEQGSAILENYRKCVARGESLHYEEVLSVPHERTYWETQIAPVRIDGQIEKIVGATRNITDRKERERQYDAIFNQTYQFTGLLDPDGTLLEANDSALEFGGFDREDVVGTPLWESEWWQIGVDTQESLKAAIESAADGEFVRYDEEVQGADGTVIIDFSLRPVTDERGDVVLLVAEGRNITDHKRRARELEQKREFLGQIQSVAAIGGWEVDFRTETMRWTDEVYRIHNMPPEYEPTVEDGIGFYHPRDRATITDAFERLRTTGDGYDLELRLIANGDEQRWVRTLGTPWYDDDGELIGSRGAFQDITERKERERTLQRTNDRLEAFASVVSHDLRNPLTVAQAALELARESGSAEDFDRIETAHGRMNALIDDLLTLARDGQQVDETRPVVLADLVASVRETIPGDDATIDVALDDYRIEADEARLRQLLENLLSNALIHGGDDVTIRIGPLDDGAGFYVADDGPGVPAAIRDAIFDQGFSTTSDGTGFGLAIVRGIADAHGWTVDVTESVDGGARFEVNTGGYPPD from the coding sequence ATGACCGACGCCCACCCCGAGTACGAGCGGATGATCGAACGCGTCTCGGACGCGTACTGTGCCGTGGATTCCGAGTGGCGAGTCACGTACTGGAACGAACGGATGGAGGCGTGGACTGGCAGTCGGGTAGCGGACGTCGTCGGTGGCGTTCTCTGGGATGCCGTGCCGGCGCTTCGCGGATCGCCCCTCGAGTCACACTGCCGTGCGGTCATGGAAACGCACGAATCACGGTCGGTCGAAACCCAGCTCTGTGAGTCATCTGATACCTGGTTCGAGGTGACCCTCTATGCCGACGCGGACGGCCTGTCGATCGTCGCCCGTGAGATCACCGATCGAAAGGGTCGAGAAGCGGACGTCCTGCTCGCGGAAACGGTGTTCGAGAACACGCAGGATGCGCTGTTCCTCATCGACGTCGACGAAGACGGCGACGAGTTCCGACTCGAACGAGTGAACCCCGTCTACGAATCCCACACTGGACTATCGAACGACGAACTCAGCGGACGGCGGCTACGGGACGTCTTCGGCGACGAGCAGGGGAGTGCCATCCTCGAAAACTACCGCAAGTGTGTCGCCCGCGGTGAGTCGCTCCACTACGAGGAGGTCCTCTCGGTCCCCCACGAGCGGACCTACTGGGAGACACAAATTGCACCGGTCAGGATCGACGGCCAAATCGAAAAAATCGTCGGCGCGACGCGCAATATCACCGACCGCAAGGAGCGAGAACGCCAGTACGACGCGATCTTCAACCAGACCTACCAGTTTACGGGTCTGCTCGATCCCGACGGGACGCTACTGGAGGCGAACGATTCCGCGCTGGAATTCGGCGGGTTCGATCGCGAGGACGTGGTGGGTACTCCACTCTGGGAGTCCGAGTGGTGGCAGATCGGCGTGGACACCCAGGAGTCCCTGAAAGCGGCGATCGAGTCGGCAGCCGACGGCGAGTTCGTCCGGTACGACGAGGAGGTCCAGGGCGCCGACGGGACCGTGATCATCGACTTCTCGCTTCGACCGGTCACTGACGAACGGGGCGACGTCGTCCTGCTCGTGGCCGAGGGACGAAACATCACGGACCACAAACGACGGGCCCGGGAACTCGAGCAGAAACGGGAGTTTCTCGGACAGATCCAGTCGGTCGCAGCGATCGGCGGGTGGGAGGTCGACTTCCGGACGGAGACGATGCGATGGACGGACGAAGTCTATCGCATCCACAATATGCCTCCGGAGTACGAGCCGACGGTGGAAGACGGAATCGGCTTCTATCACCCTCGAGACAGGGCGACGATCACGGACGCGTTCGAGCGGCTGCGGACGACGGGCGACGGGTACGATCTGGAGTTGCGGCTCATCGCGAACGGCGACGAGCAACGCTGGGTTCGAACGCTGGGAACGCCGTGGTACGACGACGATGGCGAACTGATCGGTTCCCGCGGCGCGTTCCAGGACATCACCGAGCGCAAGGAACGCGAGCGGACGCTTCAACGGACCAACGATCGTCTCGAGGCGTTCGCATCCGTCGTGAGCCACGATCTTCGCAACCCGCTCACGGTCGCGCAGGCCGCGCTCGAACTCGCCCGGGAGAGCGGTTCGGCGGAAGATTTCGATCGTATCGAGACGGCACACGGGCGGATGAACGCGCTGATCGACGACCTGTTGACGCTCGCACGCGACGGCCAGCAGGTCGACGAGACGCGCCCCGTCGTACTCGCCGACCTGGTCGCGTCGGTCCGTGAGACGATTCCAGGCGACGACGCCACCATCGACGTCGCGCTCGACGACTACCGTATCGAAGCGGACGAGGCGCGGTTGCGTCAGTTGCTCGAGAACCTCCTCTCGAACGCGCTCATCCACGGCGGCGACGACGTGACGATCCGAATCGGTCCGCTGGACGATGGTGCGGGATTCTACGTCGCGGACGACGGACCGGGCGTCCCGGCTGCGATACGGGACGCGATATTCGACCAGGGCTTCTCGACGACGAGCGACGGGACCGGCTTCGGCCTCGCGATCGTCAGGGGGATCGCCGACGCCCACGGGTGGACCGTCGACGTGACCGAAAGCGTCGACGGCGGCGCGCGGTTCGAAGTGAACACCGGCGGGTACCCGCCGGACTGA
- a CDS encoding response regulator, which produces MKDEVTTPDGHDRAAPPTDDLFRILSDSNRRTVLFHLRQHRAATLDELVDVLSATSTEDSDEYDRTRAQTSLLHSHLPLLEDHGLITYDPGERIAESTNLQGKTGEWLDLAVRQQIRFENANETHDRSDDEIRVLLVDDEPGLPETIGAYIERENDDLAVTTAASALEAVSTLEDESFDCIVSDYDMPAISGLDFLEAVREADPALPFIVFTAKGSERVASEAIATGVTDYVQKGPDAEQFDVLVDRIRKAATRD; this is translated from the coding sequence ATGAAAGACGAGGTTACCACTCCAGACGGTCACGATCGTGCGGCTCCCCCGACCGACGACCTGTTCCGCATTCTCTCGGACTCGAATCGACGGACCGTGCTGTTCCATCTCCGTCAGCACAGGGCTGCGACGCTCGACGAACTGGTCGACGTGCTCTCGGCGACCAGCACGGAGGACTCTGATGAGTACGACCGGACTCGCGCGCAAACGTCGTTGCTCCACAGCCATCTCCCATTACTCGAAGACCACGGCCTCATCACGTACGATCCTGGCGAGCGCATCGCCGAATCGACGAACCTCCAGGGTAAAACCGGCGAGTGGCTCGATCTCGCGGTCCGCCAGCAGATCCGGTTCGAAAACGCGAACGAAACGCACGATCGGTCCGACGACGAGATCAGGGTGTTGCTCGTCGACGACGAACCCGGACTCCCCGAAACCATCGGCGCCTACATCGAACGCGAGAACGACGACCTGGCGGTCACGACCGCGGCGAGTGCGCTCGAGGCGGTGTCGACGCTCGAAGACGAGTCGTTCGACTGTATCGTCAGTGACTACGATATGCCCGCGATCTCCGGTCTCGACTTCCTGGAAGCTGTTCGCGAGGCGGACCCGGCGCTTCCGTTCATCGTCTTTACCGCCAAAGGGAGTGAGCGAGTTGCGAGCGAGGCGATCGCAACTGGTGTCACCGACTACGTCCAGAAGGGACCGGACGCCGAACAGTTCGACGTCCTGGTCGACCGGATCCGCAAGGCCGCTACCCGGGATTGA
- a CDS encoding dihydrolipoyl dehydrogenase family protein: MADFDVLVIGGGTANNVAAAAANRGLETALVEPGPLGGTCLNRGCNPSKMLIQAANAVNHVRDAERFHVDASLEGIDWESVVGEMDDLLGGIADDMAERYREKDHLTLFEERTAFVDDRTVELDGQEVTSEKVVVATGSRPVVPPIDGLDDVDYLTSKEALYLTDPPERLVVLGGGYIAVELGYVFESIGTDVTIVEMMDALVPREDGDVSEAFTDIASDRHDVYTGHRVTAVEAVDDGHRVHAETEDGETIAVEGEEVLVALGRRPNTDALNLDAAGIEVDDRGFVETNEYLETTAENVWAQGDVAGNALFKHSGDYETRHVIDTVVHDERRAIDLTAMPHTIFTEPQIAGVGATEDELEEEGREYVVGRADYADSAMGRAKKLEDGFVKVLGAPDGEILGCHVIGYEASMLVHEAVVAMRTGATVDEVADTIHAHPTLGKVVEAAFLDASN, translated from the coding sequence ATGGCCGATTTTGACGTCCTCGTCATCGGTGGTGGCACAGCCAACAACGTCGCCGCGGCGGCGGCGAATCGCGGACTCGAGACGGCGCTCGTCGAACCGGGACCGCTCGGTGGAACGTGTCTCAACCGGGGCTGTAACCCCTCGAAGATGCTCATCCAGGCGGCGAACGCGGTCAATCACGTTCGGGATGCCGAGCGGTTCCACGTCGACGCCAGCCTCGAGGGAATCGACTGGGAATCCGTCGTCGGCGAGATGGACGACCTGCTTGGCGGGATCGCCGACGACATGGCGGAGCGATACCGCGAGAAAGACCATCTCACGCTCTTCGAGGAACGAACCGCGTTCGTCGACGATCGGACGGTCGAACTCGACGGACAGGAGGTAACGAGCGAGAAGGTCGTCGTCGCAACGGGCAGCCGTCCCGTCGTCCCGCCGATCGACGGTCTCGACGACGTCGACTACCTGACGAGCAAAGAGGCGCTGTACCTGACCGACCCGCCGGAGCGTCTCGTCGTTCTCGGCGGCGGGTACATCGCCGTCGAACTCGGCTACGTCTTCGAGTCGATCGGGACGGACGTCACCATCGTCGAGATGATGGACGCGCTCGTTCCCCGCGAGGACGGCGACGTCTCCGAAGCGTTCACCGACATCGCGAGCGATCGCCACGACGTCTACACCGGGCACCGAGTGACGGCCGTCGAAGCGGTCGATGACGGTCACCGGGTCCACGCCGAAACCGAGGACGGCGAGACGATCGCGGTCGAGGGCGAGGAGGTCCTCGTCGCGCTGGGCCGACGGCCGAACACCGACGCGCTGAACCTCGACGCTGCCGGTATCGAGGTCGACGATCGCGGCTTCGTCGAGACGAACGAGTATCTGGAAACCACCGCAGAGAACGTCTGGGCCCAGGGGGATGTCGCCGGAAACGCCCTGTTCAAACACTCCGGCGACTACGAGACGCGCCACGTGATCGACACTGTCGTCCACGACGAGCGGCGGGCGATCGATCTCACAGCGATGCCGCACACGATCTTCACCGAGCCCCAGATCGCCGGCGTCGGTGCCACCGAGGACGAACTCGAGGAGGAGGGGCGCGAGTACGTCGTCGGCCGCGCCGACTACGCCGACTCGGCGATGGGACGGGCGAAGAAACTCGAGGACGGCTTCGTGAAGGTGCTCGGGGCGCCGGACGGCGAGATCCTGGGCTGTCACGTCATCGGGTACGAGGCGTCGATGCTGGTGCACGAGGCCGTCGTCGCGATGCGGACGGGCGCAACCGTCGACGAGGTGGCCGACACGATCCACGCCCACCCGACGCTCGGGAAGGTCGTCGAGGCGGCGTTCCTGGACGCCTCGAATTGA
- a CDS encoding DUF3179 domain-containing protein: MRDGRKPGGISRRSVIGTIGGVGLATLAGCLDTAGDPDRGAGAEDASTGGPPTADRSLPEEYTTEELEDASLSGGPGQDGIPSIDEPQFTAADEPPTNLTDGDPVFGVELNGEAKAYPQHVLVWHEVVNDVVGDEPVAVTYCPLTGTAQGFCRGEVEFGVSGRLVNSNLVMYDRGTETWWPQMLARGIRGPHEGAYLDEFRVIWTTWERWRESYPETVVLTEETGHIRNYGDDPYGGYNPRTGYYDSANTLFSPLTTDDRFPAKAVVVGARNADGAVAVPKATLRERTVVEGTVNDVPYVTVHDEGLDTGYVYRNPGDETVEHDDGRFTVGGDEYEADELPLEREIAFDAMWFAWYGYYPSTEVHE, translated from the coding sequence ATGCGAGACGGACGAAAACCCGGCGGCATCTCCAGACGGTCCGTTATCGGCACGATCGGGGGCGTCGGTCTCGCCACCCTGGCAGGCTGTCTGGACACCGCCGGTGATCCCGATCGCGGAGCGGGTGCCGAGGACGCGTCGACCGGCGGCCCGCCGACTGCCGACCGATCGCTTCCGGAGGAGTACACGACCGAGGAACTCGAGGACGCGAGTCTCTCCGGCGGTCCGGGACAGGACGGCATCCCCTCGATCGACGAGCCACAGTTCACCGCGGCCGACGAGCCGCCGACGAACCTGACTGACGGCGATCCGGTATTCGGCGTCGAACTGAACGGCGAGGCGAAGGCCTACCCCCAGCACGTCCTCGTCTGGCACGAGGTCGTGAACGACGTCGTCGGCGACGAACCGGTCGCGGTGACGTACTGTCCGCTGACCGGAACCGCACAGGGCTTCTGTCGCGGCGAGGTCGAGTTCGGCGTCTCCGGCCGACTCGTCAACAGCAACCTCGTCATGTACGATCGCGGGACGGAGACGTGGTGGCCCCAGATGCTCGCGCGGGGGATCCGCGGTCCGCACGAAGGAGCCTACCTCGATGAGTTCCGGGTGATCTGGACGACGTGGGAGCGGTGGCGCGAGTCGTATCCGGAGACGGTCGTGCTCACCGAGGAAACTGGCCACATTCGAAATTACGGCGACGATCCCTACGGGGGATACAATCCCCGGACCGGATACTACGACAGCGCGAACACGCTGTTCAGTCCGCTGACGACCGACGATCGGTTCCCCGCGAAGGCGGTCGTCGTCGGAGCACGGAACGCCGACGGCGCGGTCGCGGTTCCCAAAGCGACCCTCCGCGAACGTACGGTCGTCGAGGGGACGGTGAACGACGTCCCGTACGTGACCGTCCACGACGAGGGACTCGACACGGGCTACGTGTACCGGAACCCCGGCGACGAGACGGTCGAGCACGACGACGGGAGATTCACCGTCGGCGGTGACGAGTACGAGGCCGACGAACTCCCCCTCGAGCGCGAGATCGCGTTCGACGCGATGTGGTTCGCCTGGTACGGCTACTACCCGTCGACGGAGGTCCACGAATGA
- a CDS encoding YncE family protein, translating into MGHEGGDSGSRQDRFRTNPAATDPFREGIDRRRMLQSSAAIGTTATATLSGCLSDSNGARAPTVYVFNNGDRTLSIVDADADELVETVFIDTTASFPANQYGTGADSPSETLWLNVSGGVRALDQHTVDEVAAIETGFEPNYPNLTPDGNHLLVAAGGTTTIDPDPDDPPDHVILRIDADRESDTFGEVTGEIEVGYTGPCDTTLTPNGEYGFVADIANETLTVVRVDPFEIVTRVDVGDPAGEGNVLPFMCTASFDGDLLLVENGEGELDRITRDDGLSAPPITSEISPDTDAAYLFTPGIDAVTVIDLDERAVDRELDVGGSAISGAWGPHREKLYVPVQTANHVAVIDPERRAVLTTIDTGETPTGAVGGMVRPETTTSQRLRSSLATLGVSFGDREPTFCPDDNCYCG; encoded by the coding sequence ATGGGCCACGAGGGAGGGGACAGCGGGAGCAGACAGGACCGGTTTCGAACGAACCCGGCTGCGACGGACCCGTTCCGGGAGGGGATCGATCGGCGCAGAATGCTACAATCGTCGGCCGCCATCGGGACGACCGCGACGGCGACGCTGTCTGGCTGTCTGTCCGATTCGAACGGAGCGCGTGCGCCGACGGTGTACGTGTTCAACAACGGCGATCGAACGCTGAGCATCGTCGACGCCGACGCCGACGAACTGGTCGAGACCGTCTTCATCGATACGACGGCGTCGTTCCCGGCCAACCAGTACGGCACCGGCGCCGATTCGCCGTCCGAGACGCTCTGGCTCAACGTCTCCGGCGGCGTCAGGGCCCTCGACCAGCACACGGTCGACGAGGTCGCGGCGATCGAGACCGGGTTCGAGCCGAACTACCCGAACCTGACGCCGGACGGGAACCACCTGCTCGTCGCCGCCGGCGGAACGACCACCATCGATCCCGACCCGGACGATCCGCCGGACCACGTCATCCTTCGAATCGACGCCGATCGCGAGAGCGATACGTTCGGCGAGGTCACGGGCGAAATCGAGGTCGGGTACACCGGGCCGTGCGATACGACGCTGACCCCGAACGGCGAGTACGGATTCGTGGCGGACATCGCGAACGAGACGCTGACCGTGGTCCGCGTCGATCCGTTCGAAATCGTCACGCGAGTCGACGTCGGCGACCCCGCAGGGGAGGGGAACGTCCTGCCGTTCATGTGCACCGCGTCGTTCGACGGCGATCTTCTCCTGGTCGAGAACGGCGAGGGCGAACTCGACCGAATCACTCGAGACGACGGTCTTTCGGCGCCACCGATCACGAGCGAGATCTCCCCCGACACCGACGCAGCCTACCTCTTCACTCCCGGTATCGACGCCGTGACGGTGATCGACCTCGACGAACGGGCCGTCGACCGCGAACTCGACGTCGGCGGGAGTGCGATATCCGGCGCGTGGGGTCCCCACCGGGAGAAACTGTACGTTCCGGTCCAGACCGCGAACCACGTCGCAGTAATCGACCCCGAGCGGCGGGCCGTGCTCACGACGATCGATACCGGGGAGACGCCGACGGGGGCCGTCGGCGGGATGGTTCGGCCCGAGACGACCACCAGCCAGCGACTGCGAAGTTCGCTGGCGACGCTCGGCGTCTCGTTCGGTGACCGGGAACCGACGTTCTGCCCCGACGACAACTGTTACTGTGGGTGA
- a CDS encoding CoA-binding protein, with the protein MPVETDAEVREILGRETVAVVGCSSTPGKDAHEIPAYLQRQGYEVVPVNPYADEVLGKPAADSLSDVEEDIDIVDVFRPSDEVSGIVDEVLDRDDVDVVWLQLGIHDDEAVARAEDAGVRVVQDRCMKPEHQRLIASR; encoded by the coding sequence ATGCCCGTCGAAACGGACGCCGAAGTACGAGAGATACTCGGACGAGAAACCGTCGCCGTCGTCGGGTGTTCGTCGACGCCCGGCAAGGACGCCCACGAGATACCGGCGTATCTCCAGCGACAGGGCTACGAGGTCGTCCCGGTCAATCCGTACGCGGACGAGGTCCTCGGGAAGCCGGCCGCCGACTCGCTCTCCGACGTCGAGGAGGACATCGACATCGTCGACGTATTCCGACCGAGCGACGAGGTGTCCGGCATCGTCGACGAGGTGCTCGACCGCGACGACGTCGACGTCGTCTGGCTCCAGCTCGGGATTCACGACGACGAGGCCGTCGCCCGAGCGGAGGACGCTGGCGTCCGAGTCGTCCAGGACCGGTGTATGAAACCCGAGCACCAGCGCCTCATCGCGTCTCGGTGA
- a CDS encoding saccharopine dehydrogenase family protein, producing the protein MSNTHRQHDLVVWGATGVAGRLVAEYLTAQYTPDQLSLALGGRSERRLHELETALGERRSAWDDIPIVLGDATEPDSLHAIAEDTRVVCTTVGPYTTYGTPLVEACIAAETDYCDLTGEVNWVREMIDRYHDDAIEAGTRIVHSCGFDSIPSDLGTKLVQSFAIDEFGTPCDMAYIYLEDSRGSVSGGTMASAIEVFRAASTDPLAQQTLRNPYSLAPKGERDGVDPGAQSVPKKDPLRSVWTAPSPMAVVNERVVRRSNALLGYPWGREFECTEVFPTGDGLGGPARASAVWAGIMAATAGMAFGPTRDGLRRFVFPDPGEGPTREQIENGYFTVRVLGRGTATDGPFVVESQISADRDPGYGATARMLSEAAMCLVRNQTDSPLAGGILTPASGIGDPLADRLRQAGLDVEVDVWDSPPA; encoded by the coding sequence GTGTCGAACACCCACCGGCAGCACGACCTCGTCGTCTGGGGGGCCACTGGCGTCGCTGGCCGCCTCGTCGCCGAGTATCTCACTGCACAGTACACACCGGACCAGCTCTCGCTCGCACTCGGCGGTCGCAGCGAGCGTCGGCTCCACGAACTGGAAACAGCACTCGGAGAACGGCGTTCTGCGTGGGATGACATCCCGATCGTCCTCGGCGACGCGACCGAGCCCGACAGTCTCCACGCCATCGCCGAAGACACGCGTGTCGTCTGTACGACGGTCGGCCCGTACACGACGTATGGCACACCACTCGTCGAGGCATGCATCGCCGCCGAAACGGACTACTGTGATCTGACGGGCGAGGTGAACTGGGTGCGGGAGATGATCGATCGATACCACGACGACGCGATCGAGGCAGGCACTCGAATCGTCCACAGCTGTGGATTCGACTCGATCCCCAGCGATCTCGGGACGAAACTCGTTCAATCGTTCGCCATCGACGAGTTCGGGACGCCGTGCGATATGGCATACATCTACCTGGAGGACAGTCGCGGGAGCGTGAGCGGTGGCACGATGGCCAGTGCAATCGAAGTGTTTCGCGCCGCGTCGACCGACCCACTTGCCCAGCAGACGCTTCGGAACCCGTACTCGCTGGCACCGAAAGGTGAGCGCGACGGCGTCGATCCGGGCGCACAGTCCGTCCCGAAAAAGGACCCCCTACGATCGGTGTGGACGGCTCCGTCGCCGATGGCGGTGGTGAACGAACGGGTCGTTCGACGCAGCAACGCGCTGCTCGGGTATCCGTGGGGGCGTGAGTTCGAGTGCACAGAAGTGTTTCCCACGGGCGACGGCCTCGGCGGCCCGGCACGTGCAAGCGCTGTCTGGGCGGGGATCATGGCCGCTACTGCTGGGATGGCGTTCGGTCCGACACGAGACGGATTACGTCGATTCGTGTTCCCGGATCCGGGCGAGGGGCCGACGAGAGAGCAGATCGAAAACGGGTATTTCACCGTCCGCGTACTCGGCCGTGGAACCGCCACTGACGGCCCGTTCGTCGTGGAGAGTCAGATTAGCGCCGATCGGGATCCGGGCTACGGCGCGACCGCGAGGATGCTCAGCGAGGCTGCGATGTGCCTGGTGCGCAACCAGACCGACTCACCGCTCGCGGGTGGAATTCTCACGCCGGCGTCAGGTATCGGTGACCCACTTGCTGACAGGCTTCGGCAGGCGGGACTGGATGTGGAAGTTGACGTGTGGGATAGTCCGCCCGCGTGA